A region of Maridesulfovibrio sp. DNA encodes the following proteins:
- a CDS encoding type IV secretion system DNA-binding domain-containing protein, with product MANKETTGAVLPQREIECFLGVFAVTLILIFSSVVYGVGLLRPYGLAPISFCKLFCLAGLHEIIGMSWTYDAAMAWWRAGLWPDVKYVFYSVVVFSSFVALWLAELASRPPAKIRHILGSRFVGFHEVSRKAEKAVVKALKGEIKLSGKGLNIHPNVALSRDRESRHVLFIGSTGGGKTAIMLPLIKQAQDRGDIVLVFDNKGDFTAHLSGLILAPWDDRCIGWAVGEDIENKEDAETLAARIIQETGNEPMWAQGARMILVAFIVKAQKEKNKSWDFSDIIKDLKSADSIKIKQVVDKYNPLASMFVTDPSSKTTISFLVQVMAFMAPVAALAKAWEGKKKISFRRWLTGQLRAGKANTVILQSNSRYSETTKAYIHSVLETLASIVNSPELPDSRERRIWLFMDEVPQLGQVIKLSEFLEIGRSKGCRVVLGIQSISQVKEIYSDNIADSWLSMVGTTVLCRTQGKDSPKWLSELIGNRKIEKLTVSTSFSEPPAG from the coding sequence ATGGCTAATAAGGAGACTACAGGAGCAGTTCTTCCTCAACGTGAAATCGAATGTTTTTTGGGAGTGTTTGCGGTTACACTTATTTTGATATTTTCATCAGTTGTCTATGGGGTCGGTTTGCTCAGGCCTTATGGATTGGCTCCAATATCCTTTTGTAAGTTATTTTGCTTGGCAGGTTTGCATGAGATCATTGGAATGTCCTGGACGTATGATGCTGCGATGGCATGGTGGAGAGCAGGGCTATGGCCTGATGTCAAATATGTCTTTTATAGTGTGGTGGTCTTTTCTAGTTTTGTTGCTCTATGGCTAGCAGAGCTAGCTAGTCGTCCACCTGCGAAGATTCGCCATATCCTTGGGTCTCGTTTTGTGGGATTTCATGAAGTCTCTAGAAAGGCTGAAAAAGCAGTAGTGAAAGCTTTGAAGGGCGAAATTAAGCTTTCAGGCAAGGGGTTAAATATACACCCTAATGTTGCATTATCACGCGACAGAGAGAGCAGACATGTTTTGTTTATTGGCTCTACTGGGGGTGGCAAAACAGCTATTATGTTGCCACTTATAAAACAGGCTCAAGATCGTGGAGACATTGTTCTAGTCTTTGATAATAAGGGTGATTTTACTGCTCATTTATCTGGTTTAATTCTGGCTCCCTGGGACGATCGCTGTATAGGCTGGGCAGTAGGGGAGGACATAGAAAATAAGGAAGACGCTGAGACACTAGCTGCTCGTATAATTCAAGAGACTGGCAATGAGCCTATGTGGGCTCAAGGTGCTAGGATGATCCTTGTGGCTTTTATCGTTAAGGCCCAGAAAGAAAAAAACAAGAGTTGGGATTTTTCTGATATCATTAAAGATTTGAAGTCCGCAGATAGTATTAAAATTAAGCAAGTAGTTGATAAATATAACCCACTAGCTTCAATGTTTGTCACAGATCCTTCATCTAAAACAACTATTAGTTTTTTAGTTCAAGTGATGGCCTTTATGGCCCCAGTCGCAGCTTTGGCAAAAGCTTGGGAGGGAAAGAAAAAAATATCGTTTCGTCGTTGGTTGACAGGTCAACTACGAGCCGGGAAAGCCAATACAGTAATACTACAAAGCAATTCTAGGTATTCAGAAACGACCAAAGCATACATCCATAGTGTTTTAGAAACACTAGCTTCGATAGTTAATTCTCCTGAGCTCCCAGACTCCCGAGAAAGACGAATTTGGCTTTTTATGGATGAGGTTCCGCAACTTGGACAGGTTATCAAACTGTCCGAATTTCTTGAGATTGGTAGGTCAAAGGGATGCCGTGTTGTGCTCGGAATTCAAAGTATATCGCAAGTAAAAGAGATATATTCTGATAATATTGCAGACTCCTGGCTTTCAATGGTTGGTACTACAGTCCTGTGTAGGACGCAGGGGAAGGATTCTCCGAAATGGCTCTCAGAGCTGATAGGCAACCGTAAAATAGAAAAATTAACTGTTTCAACATCTTTTTCCGAACCTCCTGCAGGATGA
- a CDS encoding plasmid mobilization protein — MKTISIRLSDHEHRRLIQQAEKAGTTITDLIRDAAKRVANNSEEEIKNIILDSEARTAERIADFRRNLVAEFSSQQQLMKRKAGENYG, encoded by the coding sequence ATGAAGACTATATCAATTCGGTTGTCAGACCATGAACATAGAAGACTTATACAACAGGCAGAGAAGGCAGGTACAACTATAACTGATCTGATCCGTGATGCAGCAAAACGGGTAGCAAATAATTCAGAGGAAGAGATCAAGAATATTATCCTAGACAGTGAAGCCCGCACTGCGGAGAGGATCGCCGATTTTCGCAGAAATCTCGTGGCTGAATTTAGTTCTCAACAACAGCTGATGAAGAGAAAGGCGGGTGAAAATTATGGCTAA
- a CDS encoding AlpA family phage regulatory protein: MEGLPTEGFVRLQQILSVFPVSQSHWLRGVKSGKYPSAIQLTSKTVAWRVEDIRKLIQSLSEGESDL, encoded by the coding sequence ATGGAAGGTCTTCCGACCGAAGGGTTTGTTCGCCTACAGCAGATTTTAAGTGTTTTTCCAGTTAGCCAAAGCCACTGGCTGCGGGGTGTTAAGTCTGGAAAATATCCATCAGCAATTCAGTTAACATCGAAAACAGTAGCTTGGCGTGTTGAGGATATCCGCAAGCTTATTCAGTCTCTCTCCGAAGGTGAGAGCGACTTATGA
- a CDS encoding phage integrase central domain-containing protein — MAITDAKIKAAKSTDKEQTLNDGEGLYLVISPNGRKWWRFRYQMNGKRTMLSLGTYPYITLQEARIKRGELKSQIAKGIDPSRKRKEDQRKSGATEAFEAISREWFGKQVSGWSERHAKTTMERMEKNIFPFIGNRPISELGVQDMLSVTQRCEKRGAVETARRIRQIMSQVFRYAVAAGRAERDPAADIKGTIPSARKVKHFPSITDPKKIGPLLRAIDEFSGTLVVHCALRIAPLVFVRPGELRAAEWSEIDFDSCEWRIPEEKMKGGAVHIVPLSCQAIDILKEVYQLTGPYGYIFPSIRTTTRPMSENTINVSLRRIGYDKTEMTGHGFRSMASTLLNEHGWNKDAIERQLAHTPKDKVRASYNYAEHLPERRKMMQAWADYLDSLKFGRKVVPLLIEKTR; from the coding sequence ATGGCAATCACAGATGCGAAAATCAAAGCAGCTAAATCAACTGATAAAGAGCAAACTTTAAATGATGGCGAAGGTTTATATCTTGTCATTAGCCCTAATGGGCGCAAGTGGTGGAGGTTCCGTTACCAGATGAATGGGAAGCGGACGATGCTGTCTCTAGGTACATATCCCTATATTACCCTTCAAGAAGCTCGTATCAAACGGGGAGAGCTTAAGTCTCAAATTGCTAAAGGCATTGATCCTTCCCGAAAGCGCAAAGAGGACCAGCGCAAATCAGGCGCGACTGAAGCTTTTGAGGCCATTAGCCGAGAATGGTTTGGAAAGCAGGTGTCCGGTTGGAGTGAACGTCATGCCAAGACCACCATGGAGCGTATGGAAAAGAATATTTTCCCCTTCATAGGAAATCGTCCCATTTCTGAACTCGGTGTCCAAGATATGCTTAGCGTCACTCAACGATGTGAAAAGCGCGGAGCTGTAGAGACAGCGAGAAGAATTCGCCAGATCATGTCCCAAGTTTTTCGTTATGCCGTTGCAGCGGGTAGAGCTGAACGCGATCCTGCTGCAGACATTAAAGGGACAATCCCCTCAGCGCGAAAAGTAAAACATTTCCCTTCAATTACCGATCCTAAGAAAATAGGACCTCTCTTAAGGGCCATAGATGAGTTCTCCGGCACTTTGGTTGTCCATTGTGCCCTACGCATAGCTCCATTGGTTTTCGTGCGCCCAGGCGAGCTAAGAGCAGCTGAATGGAGTGAGATTGACTTTGATTCTTGTGAATGGCGTATTCCTGAGGAAAAGATGAAGGGAGGGGCCGTTCATATTGTACCTTTGTCATGTCAAGCTATTGATATTCTGAAAGAAGTTTATCAGTTGACTGGGCCGTATGGTTATATTTTTCCCAGTATTAGGACAACGACTCGCCCGATGTCAGAGAACACTATCAACGTAAGTCTTCGCCGCATTGGTTACGATAAGACCGAAATGACTGGACATGGCTTTCGGTCTATGGCCTCCACTCTTTTGAATGAGCATGGTTGGAACAAAGACGCTATTGAGCGGCAACTGGCGCATACCCCAAAGGACAAGGTGAGGGCCAGTTATAATTATGCTGAGCATTTGCCAGAACGTAGGAAGATGATGCAGGCATGGGCAGATTATTTGGATAGTTTGAAGTTCGGTAGAAAAGTTGTTCCGTTGTTAATTGAAAAAACAAGGTAG
- a CDS encoding response regulator transcription factor translates to MLNLVKVVIADDHALVREGLKTILKSQPGISVLGMAENGEEAVRLCRRLNPDVVLMDLSMPVKSGVQAIQELAGDGRTKFLALTAHVEPDHIFSALDAGASGYVLKTSSSKELVMAIETVMKGKVYLAPDISAEVAKGFLQRERTNSCMSLDALTDREREVLKHVLAGYKNREIADLLVISVKTVEKHRSNFMKKLGLRSKAELKSYGEELKEKGIYL, encoded by the coding sequence ATGTTAAATCTGGTTAAAGTCGTTATTGCTGATGATCATGCGCTGGTTCGGGAAGGGCTGAAGACAATTCTGAAGTCTCAGCCGGGAATATCTGTGCTCGGTATGGCTGAGAACGGTGAAGAGGCGGTGCGTCTTTGCCGGAGGCTCAATCCGGATGTTGTGCTTATGGATCTTTCCATGCCTGTCAAAAGCGGTGTGCAGGCCATTCAGGAGCTTGCCGGAGATGGCAGGACAAAGTTTCTGGCTTTAACGGCACATGTTGAGCCTGACCATATTTTTTCAGCCCTTGATGCCGGGGCCAGCGGGTATGTGTTGAAGACCTCCTCCAGCAAGGAGTTGGTGATGGCTATTGAAACGGTAATGAAAGGTAAGGTCTACCTTGCTCCTGATATTTCAGCGGAAGTGGCCAAAGGTTTTTTGCAAAGGGAGCGTACGAACAGCTGCATGAGTCTTGATGCTCTTACGGATCGGGAGCGCGAGGTTTTGAAGCATGTGCTTGCCGGATATAAGAACCGGGAAATTGCCGATTTACTGGTTATCAGTGTCAAAACTGTGGAAAAGCATCGGTCCAATTTTATGAAGAAGCTCGGTCTGCGTTCAAAAGCAGAACTGAAGAGTTACGGTGAAGAGCTTAAAGAAAAGGGTATCTACCTTTAA
- the der gene encoding ribosome biogenesis GTPase Der — MLPTIALIGRPNVGKSTLFNRLLRKKRAITHDMPGITRDRIYAEGHYDGIHYALIDTGGLVMESDNDSEEFQGDIFEQAREAIEESHALILVVDGRTGLTQLDEQVAAYIRQSNKPILLLVNKVDGSELEAQATADFHALGFEMMAVSAEHGFNLLELREKVADMALATGIKYEEEDEEAKGLKIAMLGRPNAGKSSMVNALTGEERVIVSDIAGTTRDSVDVTFVSGGKTYTFVDTAGVRRRTNITDTIERFSVVRALRSSTKADITVMVVDALAGITKQDKRLLEYLLREAVPFIIAVNKIDLVSKSERSLLREGFERALRMANHVPVVYTSCISKSGLGGILPLASKLKAECSLRISTGQLNRIMKEIIEKHQPPVVKRKRAKFKYMTQADDEPPTFIFFINDEKLIKTSYHRFLENRLRKILNVKHAPLNIVFRSTFRAKEDIVHK; from the coding sequence ATGCTGCCAACCATTGCACTTATCGGACGCCCCAATGTGGGGAAATCCACCCTGTTCAACAGATTGTTGAGAAAAAAGAGGGCAATCACCCATGATATGCCCGGCATTACCCGTGATCGTATCTATGCCGAAGGCCATTACGACGGAATTCATTACGCCCTGATTGATACCGGCGGACTGGTCATGGAAAGCGATAATGATTCAGAAGAATTTCAGGGAGATATCTTCGAGCAGGCTCGCGAAGCCATTGAAGAATCCCATGCTCTTATTCTTGTTGTGGACGGACGTACCGGGCTGACCCAGCTTGATGAGCAGGTAGCTGCTTACATCCGTCAGAGCAACAAACCCATCCTGCTGCTGGTTAACAAGGTTGACGGATCTGAATTGGAAGCGCAGGCCACTGCGGATTTCCATGCCCTGGGCTTTGAGATGATGGCTGTTTCAGCTGAACACGGCTTCAACCTGCTTGAGCTGCGTGAAAAGGTTGCCGACATGGCCCTTGCCACCGGGATTAAGTACGAGGAAGAGGACGAGGAAGCTAAAGGCCTCAAGATTGCCATGCTCGGTCGACCCAATGCAGGTAAGTCCTCCATGGTAAATGCCTTGACCGGGGAGGAGCGGGTTATCGTCAGTGACATTGCCGGAACCACCCGCGACAGCGTAGATGTTACTTTTGTAAGTGGCGGGAAAACATATACTTTTGTGGATACCGCCGGAGTTCGACGCCGGACCAACATAACTGATACCATTGAGCGTTTCAGTGTTGTTCGTGCCCTAAGGAGCAGTACCAAGGCAGACATTACCGTGATGGTTGTGGATGCTCTGGCCGGTATTACCAAGCAGGATAAGCGGTTGTTGGAATATCTGCTGCGTGAAGCTGTTCCGTTCATTATCGCGGTGAACAAGATTGATCTTGTTTCCAAGTCCGAACGTTCGCTTCTGCGTGAGGGATTCGAAAGAGCCTTGCGTATGGCTAACCATGTGCCCGTCGTTTATACTTCCTGTATTTCCAAGTCCGGTCTGGGTGGTATTCTGCCTCTTGCCAGCAAGCTTAAGGCTGAATGCTCTCTGCGTATTTCTACCGGGCAGTTGAACCGGATTATGAAGGAAATTATTGAAAAACATCAGCCTCCGGTGGTTAAGCGCAAAAGGGCCAAGTTCAAGTACATGACTCAGGCTGACGATGAACCGCCGACCTTTATTTTCTTTATCAATGACGAGAAGTTGATCAAGACTTCTTACCATCGTTTTTTGGAAAACAGGCTCCGTAAGATTCTGAATGTGAAACACGCACCTTTGAATATTGTGTTCAGGTCAACATTCAGGGCAAAAGAAGATATAGTTCATAAATAA
- the mtnA gene encoding S-methyl-5-thioribose-1-phosphate isomerase, translating to MTEHIQFSAEKDALVLLDQRYLPTREDWFDCKTTDDIVEALVVMVVRGAPAIGVTAAYGCYLAGREVAGSADWKADLEKNLDKIENARPTAVNLRWAVREMKRIWAEAGDVSLDELCDIWLKRAKEIHVDDIRMCEDIGKFGGELMDDGDTIMTHCNAGALATAGYGTALGVVRGAVDQGKKVSVIANETRPFLQGARLTAYELHSDGIPVKVACDNACALLMKKGLVQKVVVGADRIAANGDAVNKIGTYGVALLAREFGIPFYVAAPVYTIDPETPTGDDVPIEDRTPTEVTHVGDHRITPEGVDVFNFAFDPTPNELIAGIITEKGVLRPPYTEAIKKLFEEE from the coding sequence ATGACTGAGCATATTCAGTTTTCAGCTGAAAAAGATGCCCTTGTGCTGCTGGACCAGCGTTACCTGCCGACCCGCGAGGACTGGTTTGACTGCAAAACTACCGATGATATAGTTGAAGCTCTCGTTGTGATGGTTGTGCGCGGTGCTCCTGCCATCGGAGTTACTGCTGCTTACGGCTGTTACCTTGCAGGCCGCGAAGTTGCAGGTAGTGCAGATTGGAAAGCCGATCTGGAAAAAAATCTCGACAAGATTGAAAATGCCCGTCCTACTGCAGTCAACCTGCGTTGGGCTGTGCGCGAAATGAAACGCATCTGGGCTGAAGCCGGTGATGTCTCTCTCGATGAACTTTGCGATATCTGGCTCAAGCGTGCCAAGGAAATTCATGTGGACGATATCCGCATGTGCGAAGATATCGGCAAGTTCGGCGGCGAGCTCATGGATGACGGCGACACCATCATGACCCACTGCAATGCCGGAGCACTGGCTACCGCCGGTTACGGTACTGCGCTTGGCGTAGTGCGTGGCGCAGTAGATCAGGGCAAGAAAGTTTCCGTCATTGCCAATGAAACCCGTCCTTTTCTTCAGGGGGCGCGCCTCACAGCTTACGAATTGCATAGTGACGGCATCCCGGTAAAGGTTGCTTGTGACAACGCTTGCGCACTGCTGATGAAGAAAGGTCTGGTGCAGAAAGTCGTTGTCGGCGCGGACCGAATAGCTGCTAACGGTGATGCTGTTAACAAGATCGGAACTTACGGCGTGGCCCTGCTGGCCCGTGAGTTCGGTATTCCCTTTTATGTTGCCGCCCCGGTTTACACCATCGATCCCGAAACACCCACCGGTGACGATGTGCCCATCGAAGACCGCACCCCCACCGAAGTGACTCATGTGGGCGATCATCGAATTACCCCCGAAGGTGTGGATGTCTTCAACTTCGCATTTGACCCGACTCCCAATGAGCTTATCGCCGGGATCATTACCGAAAAAGGTGTGCTGAGACCTCCCTACACCGAGGCCATCAAGAAGCTTTTTGAGGAAGAGTAG
- the gatB gene encoding Asp-tRNA(Asn)/Glu-tRNA(Gln) amidotransferase subunit GatB: MMQFETVIGLEVHAQLKTKTKIFCGCSTEFGKDPNENVCEVCSGMPGVLPVLNEKVMEYAAKMGLATNCTVNQKSIFARKNYFYPDLPKGYQISQFDLPICEHGHLDISWEDADGEKQAKRIGITRIHMEEDAGKNIHSAAENASFVDLNRTGVPLIEIVSEPDMRSADEAVAYLKSLRSILLYLGICDGNLEEGSFRCDANISVRPLGQKEFGTRAELKNINSFRNIHKAIRYEVARQIDLIEDGEKIVQETRLYDADKGTTHSMRGKEEAHDYRYFPDPDLVPLVIADEWMAEWQASLPELPAERKARFIDDMELSEDDAELISSEKDIADYFEAVLEIQDDPKKVVNWIKGDFLRELNQSELTVAECKFKPEMMAKLIQLVDKDVISIKIGKDIFNEVFTQGLDPEKYVQDKGLVQISDSSSLEAVVDKVLADNPDEVEAFKGGKKKLMSFFMGQIMRETKGKANPGMVSKMISEKLS; encoded by the coding sequence ATAATGCAGTTTGAAACAGTAATCGGGCTTGAAGTTCACGCCCAGCTCAAGACCAAGACCAAGATTTTTTGCGGTTGTTCCACTGAATTCGGCAAGGACCCCAACGAGAACGTTTGTGAAGTATGTTCCGGCATGCCCGGAGTTCTTCCTGTTCTTAATGAAAAGGTAATGGAATACGCCGCCAAGATGGGGCTGGCCACCAATTGTACCGTGAACCAGAAATCCATTTTCGCCCGTAAAAACTATTTTTATCCCGACCTGCCCAAGGGCTACCAGATCTCCCAGTTCGATCTGCCTATCTGCGAACACGGCCATCTTGATATTTCATGGGAAGATGCTGATGGCGAAAAGCAGGCTAAGCGAATCGGAATCACCCGTATCCATATGGAAGAAGATGCGGGAAAGAATATCCACTCCGCTGCTGAAAACGCCAGCTTTGTGGACCTGAACCGTACCGGTGTGCCGCTCATCGAGATTGTCAGTGAGCCGGACATGCGCAGTGCTGATGAAGCCGTTGCCTACCTCAAGTCGCTGCGTTCCATCCTGCTGTACCTTGGTATCTGTGACGGTAACCTTGAAGAAGGATCTTTTCGGTGTGACGCCAACATTTCTGTTCGTCCCTTGGGCCAGAAGGAATTCGGCACCCGTGCAGAACTGAAAAACATCAACTCCTTCCGCAACATTCATAAGGCAATCCGTTACGAAGTTGCTCGTCAGATAGACCTCATTGAAGACGGGGAGAAGATTGTTCAGGAAACCCGTCTTTACGATGCGGACAAAGGAACCACCCATTCCATGCGCGGCAAGGAAGAAGCTCACGACTATCGCTACTTCCCGGACCCGGATCTCGTTCCTCTGGTTATTGCCGATGAATGGATGGCGGAATGGCAGGCTTCGCTGCCCGAGTTACCGGCAGAGCGTAAGGCGCGCTTTATCGATGACATGGAATTGAGCGAGGATGATGCAGAATTGATCAGCTCTGAAAAAGATATTGCCGACTATTTTGAAGCAGTTCTCGAGATCCAGGATGATCCTAAAAAAGTTGTGAACTGGATCAAAGGTGACTTTTTGCGTGAACTCAACCAGTCTGAACTGACCGTGGCCGAGTGCAAATTCAAACCGGAAATGATGGCCAAGCTGATCCAGCTTGTGGATAAGGATGTGATCAGCATCAAGATCGGTAAAGATATATTCAACGAAGTTTTCACTCAGGGACTTGATCCTGAAAAGTACGTTCAGGATAAGGGACTGGTTCAGATTTCTGACAGCTCCTCTCTTGAGGCTGTGGTCGATAAAGTTCTGGCCGACAACCCGGATGAAGTTGAAGCTTTCAAAGGCGGCAAGAAAAAGCTGATGAGTTTCTTTATGGGCCAGATTATGCGCGAGACCAAAGGCAAGGCCAATCCCGGCATGGTCAGCAAGATGATCTCCGAAAAACTTTCTTAA
- a CDS encoding MltA domain-containing protein: MKKNISILRSLAVLCLFSICLCGCAAKVGPVSQKRYVSQSTKTKVWKSKRDSGKFISGPVRYSKLSDHSSAIAARRISAQSQSLRTWRDLGPQIRKSIEYVQRNPSGGLALRRKELRLTWGQLRKSLEDLERLLPRLDRNPELLGKYFVWYELQSGAEMTGYYTPVIEASLTQKGPYKYPVYRLPPDLRKARPGQTHPWSEQLRKAYRVENGKILPYHSRRDIDIKKVLAGRGLEVAWLKDPVDLFYMHVQGGGVLRLPDGRLRTAVFSGSNGRSFKGLGSIMLHNGVLKKSQLSREKIKSWLLKHPDRMWELMAKNESYIFFKVTRGEPQAAIGKPLKSMVSLATDPKLIPLGSIVGFRTDIYPEKGHPSRRVNGVGLAQDTGKAIKGTRLDYYIGTGNEFKYPAHHLKTHVPVYLLISKSALRR; the protein is encoded by the coding sequence ATGAAAAAAAATATTTCAATTCTCAGGTCACTGGCGGTGCTCTGCCTGTTTTCAATCTGTCTTTGCGGGTGTGCGGCCAAGGTCGGCCCTGTGTCCCAAAAACGGTATGTATCACAGAGTACCAAAACAAAGGTCTGGAAAAGCAAAAGAGACAGCGGGAAGTTTATTTCCGGTCCGGTGCGTTATTCCAAGTTGTCGGATCATTCTTCAGCCATTGCCGCACGCAGGATTTCAGCGCAGAGTCAAAGTTTGCGCACATGGCGTGATCTCGGTCCGCAGATTCGAAAATCTATCGAATATGTTCAGCGTAACCCGTCCGGAGGGCTGGCACTCAGGCGTAAGGAACTCAGGCTTACGTGGGGCCAGTTGCGTAAATCTCTTGAAGATCTGGAAAGGCTGTTGCCCCGGCTTGACCGGAACCCGGAGTTGCTTGGCAAGTATTTTGTCTGGTATGAACTCCAGTCCGGTGCGGAGATGACCGGGTATTACACTCCGGTTATCGAGGCCAGCCTGACCCAAAAAGGCCCATATAAATATCCGGTTTACCGGCTCCCTCCCGACCTGCGCAAAGCCCGTCCGGGACAGACACATCCTTGGTCCGAGCAGTTGCGTAAAGCTTACCGGGTTGAAAATGGAAAGATACTCCCGTATCATTCCCGCCGTGACATTGATATCAAAAAGGTTCTCGCCGGGCGTGGGCTGGAAGTAGCATGGTTGAAAGATCCTGTGGACCTGTTCTACATGCATGTGCAGGGCGGTGGCGTTCTGCGTCTTCCTGACGGGCGTTTGCGTACAGCTGTTTTTAGCGGTAGTAACGGACGATCTTTTAAGGGTCTGGGGAGTATCATGCTTCATAACGGGGTGCTCAAGAAAAGTCAGTTGTCCCGTGAAAAGATCAAATCCTGGCTGCTCAAACATCCGGACCGGATGTGGGAGCTGATGGCCAAAAACGAAAGTTATATCTTTTTTAAGGTTACCCGTGGAGAGCCGCAGGCTGCCATCGGCAAGCCTCTGAAATCAATGGTCAGTCTTGCTACGGACCCGAAGCTGATTCCGCTTGGTTCCATAGTTGGCTTCCGCACGGATATTTATCCTGAAAAAGGACATCCGTCCCGCCGTGTTAACGGAGTGGGGCTGGCGCAGGATACCGGGAAGGCAATCAAAGGCACACGCCTTGACTATTACATCGGGACCGGGAATGAATTTAAATATCCCGCGCATCATCTGAAAACGCACGTGCCTGTATATTTACTGATAAGTAAATCTGCACTGCGCCGATAG
- a CDS encoding ARMT1-like domain-containing protein, whose translation MSILPDFTSIKDLKYGEDPVFDAWLLHFMTANHLESIIDPVKNASPEQLRFMVALEDNQVFAPCSDWQFNRLVTPGLEQDLLDVYVFVWRALVKLVKNHVSDRYQRKLILNLCRHKFKQALDSSIMIPLRLLKNMITIFLSRSGLDDPYRNRKELLFSRGKAYVESDFFKQAMESCPYPVPDCVNLADMRFELDMIELERIFRLSSLPDQWSQALFGEDYKLYSKMYSRDEIDFSAVRNVFHGSGGGLKILVIPDETGGLMADLLMIKSLLRQGHSVILALKEGFWFDSPTFWDRESNPLLAEALRDALFITEERISKNDLLSNLRQNPFVVISDGTRERLNLIRCSVTFARAWKESDLILAKGWGNRRRLLGNTHLFTRDIICFYRNLEGEFKLEFKAKSQKVNKFTEADISAKADEIIAEMQLARSERKAVMFYSAIVGSIPGQVDTAIKVLNTFVGYLRDRLADTYIINPAEHFEEGMDADDLMFMWEKVQRSGFITIWRFQTYADIETSFELMGEKVPPVWAGKDATYSTGCTKEMHIAQDVQRRHRELQIIGPGPDKFLRRREYGVGRFSDVVIES comes from the coding sequence GTGAGCATCCTGCCTGATTTTACATCCATCAAAGATCTCAAGTACGGTGAAGATCCGGTTTTTGATGCCTGGCTTCTCCATTTTATGACCGCGAATCATCTGGAAAGCATCATTGATCCGGTCAAAAACGCATCCCCTGAGCAACTGCGTTTCATGGTTGCGCTGGAAGATAATCAGGTTTTCGCGCCTTGTTCGGACTGGCAGTTCAACAGGCTGGTTACCCCGGGACTGGAGCAGGATCTGCTTGATGTATATGTCTTTGTCTGGCGGGCTCTGGTCAAACTTGTTAAAAATCATGTTTCCGACCGTTACCAGCGTAAGCTGATCCTTAATCTCTGCCGCCACAAATTTAAGCAGGCCCTGGACTCATCAATAATGATACCCCTGCGGCTGCTCAAAAATATGATTACGATTTTTCTTTCCCGCAGCGGGCTGGATGACCCCTACCGTAACCGTAAGGAACTGCTTTTCAGCCGGGGAAAGGCTTATGTGGAAAGTGATTTTTTCAAGCAGGCCATGGAATCATGTCCGTACCCGGTTCCGGATTGCGTGAATCTCGCTGACATGCGTTTTGAATTGGATATGATTGAACTTGAACGGATTTTCAGGCTTTCCAGTCTGCCGGACCAGTGGAGCCAGGCCCTGTTCGGTGAGGATTATAAACTTTACTCAAAAATGTATTCCCGTGATGAGATTGATTTCAGTGCAGTACGCAATGTTTTCCACGGCAGCGGCGGGGGATTGAAAATTCTGGTTATCCCGGATGAAACCGGGGGGCTGATGGCTGATCTGCTGATGATTAAATCCCTGTTGCGTCAGGGGCACAGCGTTATTCTTGCCCTTAAAGAGGGGTTCTGGTTTGATTCTCCCACTTTCTGGGACCGGGAGAGTAATCCGTTGCTGGCCGAAGCTCTCAGGGATGCTTTGTTTATCACCGAAGAGCGTATTTCCAAAAATGATCTCTTGTCCAATTTGCGGCAGAACCCGTTTGTGGTCATTTCCGACGGCACACGTGAACGGCTGAATCTGATCAGATGCAGCGTGACCTTTGCCCGGGCATGGAAGGAATCTGACCTGATTCTTGCGAAAGGCTGGGGTAACAGGCGCAGGCTTCTCGGCAACACTCATTTGTTCACTCGCGATATAATCTGTTTCTACCGTAACCTTGAGGGTGAATTTAAACTCGAATTCAAAGCTAAATCCCAAAAGGTCAACAAGTTTACCGAGGCCGATATATCCGCCAAGGCCGATGAAATTATCGCCGAGATGCAGCTGGCCCGCAGTGAACGTAAAGCGGTAATGTTTTACAGTGCCATTGTCGGCAGCATCCCCGGACAGGTGGATACGGCCATCAAGGTGTTGAATACTTTTGTGGGATACCTGCGCGACAGGCTTGCCGATACCTACATCATCAACCCGGCGGAACATTTTGAAGAAGGCATGGATGCCGATGATCTCATGTTCATGTGGGAAAAGGTTCAGCGGAGCGGTTTTATTACTATCTGGCGTTTTCAGACCTATGCCGACATTGAAACCAGTTTTGAGTTGATGGGTGAAAAGGTTCCACCGGTCTGGGCGGGCAAAGATGCTACATATTCAACAGGATGTACCAAGGAAATGCATATTGCACAGGATGTGCAGCGTCGCCATCGCGAGTTGCAGATCATCGGACCCGGCCCGGATAAATTCCTTAGACGGCGTGAATACGGGGTAGGGCGTTTTAGCGACGTGGTTATCGAGTCATAG